A DNA window from Bacteroides cellulosilyticus contains the following coding sequences:
- a CDS encoding tetratricopeptide repeat protein: MSNLRILLYVFILSLVACHPEGTNVKQGLDKAAQLIEQDPDTASIILETIQMNQMNEEQLAEYNLLCTQFNEDKNIPHSSDNQIRQAVSYYEQYGNELQKSKAYYYLACVESDLNHEKDAEVHFKEAIKLAAQAEEYEQMTKICKRCSLYYQKYENFDEALEMERKAYASQLMLIDSKDNSTIILSSALGLLGVMSLLLGLLWKKHLSVHSQLDTFKEEMQMKEIESDKLVMQCNYLEEKYQSLQQHIYESSPVVSKVRQLKERTALSSKISFFSEKDWTELLRLQESVYGLVSKLRGISPKLTEEDLRVCAFLREGVQPACFADLMKLTVETLTRRISRIKTEKLMLANSKESLEDIVKSL; this comes from the coding sequence ATGAGTAATCTTCGAATTTTATTGTATGTATTTATCCTTTCTTTGGTTGCATGTCATCCGGAGGGGACTAATGTGAAACAAGGATTGGACAAAGCCGCTCAGTTAATAGAGCAAGATCCGGATACGGCATCCATTATTCTTGAAACGATTCAAATGAACCAAATGAATGAGGAGCAACTTGCAGAATATAATTTGCTTTGTACTCAATTCAATGAAGATAAAAATATACCTCATTCTTCTGATAATCAGATTCGTCAGGCGGTATCTTATTATGAGCAATACGGAAATGAACTTCAAAAGTCGAAAGCCTATTATTATCTGGCATGCGTAGAGAGTGATTTGAATCATGAGAAAGACGCCGAAGTTCATTTCAAAGAAGCAATAAAATTAGCTGCACAAGCAGAAGAATATGAGCAAATGACTAAGATTTGTAAGAGATGCAGCCTGTATTATCAGAAATATGAAAACTTTGACGAAGCACTGGAGATGGAAAGAAAAGCATACGCCAGCCAGTTGATGTTGATTGACAGTAAAGATAACTCTACTATTATTCTATCTTCTGCCTTAGGTTTGTTGGGTGTTATGTCTCTCTTGCTCGGATTACTTTGGAAGAAACATTTGTCTGTACATTCGCAACTGGATACCTTTAAGGAAGAAATGCAGATGAAAGAGATTGAATCTGACAAACTGGTGATGCAGTGTAATTACCTCGAAGAAAAATATCAATCCCTTCAACAACATATTTATGAGAGTTCTCCGGTTGTCTCAAAAGTCCGTCAGTTGAAGGAACGAACAGCTTTATCTTCTAAAATATCTTTTTTCTCTGAGAAAGACTGGACAGAACTTTTGCGGCTTCAGGAAAGTGTTTACGGACTTGTATCCAAATTGAGAGGGATAAGTCCGAAACTTACGGAAGAGGATTTAAGGGTATGTGCCTTTTTACGCGAGGGCGTTCAGCCTGCTTGTTTTGCTGATTTAATGAAACTGACTGTTGAGACTCTGACCCGGAGAATCTCCAGGATAAAAACGGAGAAACTGATGTTGGCAAACTCTAAAGAATCGTTGGAAGATATTGTAAAATCATTGTAG
- a CDS encoding thiamine phosphate synthase, with translation MFDVQFITHFTASISYSDSARIALEGGCRWVQLRMKDASSEELKATAMQVQELCRQYGATFIIDDHVELVKQIGADGVHLGKLDMPIKEARERLGKDFIIGGTANTFEDIRQHAADGADYIGCGPFRFTTTKQKLSPILGLDGYHSILTQMHEEGITIPVVAIGGITREDIPSLKASGLSGIALSGGILKAENPVREMETIIRLAQ, from the coding sequence ATGTTTGACGTACAATTCATTACGCATTTTACGGCATCCATTTCTTATTCGGACTCCGCACGCATAGCCCTTGAAGGGGGATGCCGCTGGGTTCAGCTTCGGATGAAGGATGCTTCTTCAGAAGAGCTGAAAGCCACAGCCATGCAAGTGCAGGAACTCTGCCGCCAATACGGAGCCACGTTCATCATTGATGACCACGTGGAACTGGTGAAACAGATTGGCGCGGACGGTGTCCACTTAGGAAAACTGGATATGCCGATAAAAGAAGCAAGGGAAAGGCTGGGCAAAGATTTCATTATTGGCGGAACAGCCAACACGTTCGAGGACATCCGGCAACATGCCGCTGATGGCGCCGACTACATCGGTTGCGGCCCTTTCCGCTTCACAACTACCAAACAAAAGTTATCACCCATTCTGGGACTGGACGGTTATCATTCCATCCTGACGCAAATGCACGAAGAAGGAATAACAATTCCTGTCGTTGCCATCGGTGGAATCACACGTGAGGACATCCCATCCCTGAAAGCATCAGGACTGAGCGGAATAGCATTGAGCGGCGGTATTCTAAAAGCTGAGAATCCGGTACGTGAAATGGAAACAATTATACGACTGGCCCAATAG